From one Anopheles cruzii chromosome 3, idAnoCruzAS_RS32_06, whole genome shotgun sequence genomic stretch:
- the LOC128275298 gene encoding 15-hydroxyprostaglandin dehydrogenase [NAD(+)]-like, translating into MPVTLYASNQQMEVLAFLDEGSSATLVDDAVATHLKADGKVEPLIVSWTADINRIEDKSRKVELFISAQGSRDRFPLSNVRTVSELQLPRQDVRYAEVKQRYQHLADVPVSNATGRPTLLIGLDNLDLFAPVESRVGTVGEPIGVRSRLGWTIYGPEKRKQTVHSYLHLHTTSAVSNQDYDLDSDAGELAVEELGKQYGSRVLFFHCDVTDYIQFEEAFEYADCMLKGIDIVINNAEIMNDNFWELEVDVNLNGAIRGTLLAQKFMGTGRGGHGGVLVNIGSGVSLRPQLSTPIYTATKHAILGLTKACGDPFHYNETKVRAFAYCPGPIENSSSHNKRFMVPAFEKAKELDMTGVQWQKMEHVAKELIPLIKNAPSGTIWGVTGGKPPKEIPYCSL; encoded by the exons ATGCCAGTAACCTTATATGCGAGTAACCAGCAGATGGAGGTATTGGCGTTCTTAGACGAAGGATCGTCAGCCACGCTGGTAGATGATGCGGTCGCTACCCACCTGAAAGCAGACGGCAAAGTAGAGCCGCTGATAGTATCATGGACGGCCGACATCAATCGCATCGAGGACAAGTCCCGGAAAGTAGAACTGTTCATTTCAGCTCAAGGCTCTCGTGATAGATTCCCACTGAGCAACGTACGCACAGTGTCGGAGCTTCAGTTACCGAGACAGGACGTGCGATACGCGGAAGTGAAACAGCGCTATCAACACTTGGCAGATGTACCTGTGTCAAACGCGACAGGAAGACCAACACTGCTGATCGGGTTGGACAATTTGGACTTGTTTGCGCCGGTGGAATCGAGAGTCGGTACAGTGGGTGAACCAATCGGCGTACGATCGCGCCTTGGATGGACAATCTAcggcccggaaaagcgaaagcagacgGTTCACAGCTATCTTCACCTGCACACTACGTCAGCAGTTAGTAACCAAGACTATGATCTGGATTCCGACGCCGGCGAGCTAGCGGTGGAGGAACTCGGGAAGCAGTACGGTTCACGCGTATTGTTTTTCCACTGTGACGTTACGGATTACATCCAGTTTGAAG AGGCATTTGAGTACGCAGACTGCATGCTGAAAGGAATCGACATTGTGATAAATAACGCAGAAATAATGAACGATAATTTTTGGGAGCTCGAGGTGGACGTAAACCTGAATGGGGCTATCCGTGGCACACTGTTGGCTCAGAAGTTTATGGGCACGGGAAGGGGCGGCCAcggtggtgtgttggtgaacATCGGCTCCGGTGTCAGCCTTAGACCACAGCTGTCCACTCCCATTTACACGGCCACCAAGCACGCCATCCTCGGGCTGACCAAGGCCTGCGGTGATCCGTTTCACTACAATGAGACGAAGGTGCGAGCGTTCGCGTACTGCCCGGGGCCAATAGAAAACTCTTCCTCGCACAACAAACGATTCATGGTTCCGGCATTCGAGAAAGCCAAAGAGCTCGATATGACAGGGGTGCAGTGGCAAAA gATGGAACACGTGGCCAAAGAATTGATACCGCTGATCAAAAATGCACCCTCGGGAACCATCTGGGGTGTGACTGGGGGCAAACCGCCGAAGGAGATACCGTACTGCAGTTTGTAA